The DNA region CATTCGCGAGGGGGCGAAGGTCAAGGCCGCCTATGAGAGCCGGGGCGGCAAGAACGTGGCGAAATCCATCGAGGTGATGGCGGCGGAAGAGAAGGAGAACTCAGCCGGCCGACCGGGGCCCGGCGTCTCCCCTCCCATGGGCACGATCCCGGGAACATCCCCGGCGCAGCCAAAGACTCAATAACGGATCGCTCTCGAGCACGGGCGCGGTGAATGGACCGCGCCCGTGCGTCCCTCCGCGGTCGTCGCCTCGTGTAGCCGAGCGTCCTGCCAGGATCAGGGAAGGCCGGCGACGATCTTCCGGTACTCGGCCTCGGAAAAGGCCCTCAGATGGGTCGTGCGGATGTTGCCCTGCGCGCCGAGGGCGAGGGCGAACTTGGCCACCACATCGTCACTGGGCGCTTCGAGAACGATCACGATGTCGTAGGGACCCATCGTGAGGTAAAACTGTTTCAGCTCACCTCCGAGGTCCTTCAGGAGCTTCTTCCCGGCCTCGAGCCGCTTCGGCGAGTCCTTGACGTTCCGAAGTCCCTGTTCCGTGTAGTGGATCAGGCTGATGTAGGTCGGCATGTCGCACTCCTCGTTGTTGAATGCAACGACGCCCCGGGGTCGGGCCCCCGGTAAACCCCTCGACGCTCAGGCGGTCGTGGAGTCGGGACGAGCGTCGCGACGCCCGTTCCAGGCGCGATCAGCGGTTGCCACCCCGGATCTTCGGGACCAGAAGGATCACGTCCCGGTCGGCGAGGCGCCGGGAGTGGCTCACGCTCTCCCCGTTGACCCGCACCTCGACCTGGCCATTGATGCCCTGCTCGGCCAGAATGTCGCCGAGGGTCGTTCCGGGGTCGCGGACCAGCTCCTGAGTGCTCTTGCCCAGCATCACCAGCTTGACGGCGATCGGCTCCCGGACGCCCAGTTCCGTGCGCTGCATGGTGTCCCCCTTTCTGTGGGTCAGCAGGCGACGAACGTCATGGTCTTGTGATCGAGGATCAGCTCGCCCTTGAGGGGCTCGCCGGTGAGGAACTTCTTGATCTGGCCGGCCACCAGCGCGGCGATGGAGAACCCGGTGTAGACGATCGCCTGGGCGGTGCACGGCAGGATCACGGCCTCCTCGTCCGCGTGGAGCGACGTCTCGTACCGGCGGATATCGTCAGGATCCGCGGGCCGCACGGTGAGGATCCGAGCCACCTCGGCACCCATCCGGGCATCGAGGTAGAGCGGCACGCCGGCGCGGTGCCGGATCCCCTGCAGCCAGATGTGGCGGCGGGCGGTCATCGTGTCCACCGCCGTGACCACCAGGCCCCGGAGCCGCTGGTCCCGGACCCGTTCCGCCCGACCCTCCAGCGACACACCGGCCACATCCCGCACCAGGTCCGCC from Candidatus Methylomirabilota bacterium includes:
- a CDS encoding ThiF family adenylyltransferase → MDLYRQQDLIEPDQLDVPISVVGCGGIGSFVVLALAKMGCRALTAYDDDRVEPHNIPNQAYRLADVGRLKVEALADLVRDVAGVSLEGRAERVRDQRLRGLVVTAVDTMTARRHIWLQGIRHRAGVPLYLDARMGAEVARILTVRPADPDDIRRYETSLHADEEAVILPCTAQAIVYTGFSIAALVAGQIKKFLTGEPLKGELILDHKTMTFVAC
- a CDS encoding GYD domain-containing protein; its protein translation is MPTYISLIHYTEQGLRNVKDSPKRLEAGKKLLKDLGGELKQFYLTMGPYDIVIVLEAPSDDVVAKFALALGAQGNIRTTHLRAFSEAEYRKIVAGLP
- a CDS encoding MoaD/ThiS family protein; translation: MQRTELGVREPIAVKLVMLGKSTQELVRDPGTTLGDILAEQGINGQVEVRVNGESVSHSRRLADRDVILLVPKIRGGNR